The Megachile rotundata isolate GNS110a chromosome 8, iyMegRotu1, whole genome shotgun sequence genome has a segment encoding these proteins:
- the LOC105663019 gene encoding uncharacterized protein LOC105663019 isoform X1, which yields MGNAGSAPSKTRKERRKETNDGVDDRTGKSRKVVNGTEARIRKELLKYRTTNPFIIFFLRLRGKKPKEHVTVIARAAGKLWTRMTPEQRKKYIDLANAERKRREERTRKRKHRRRETKRRSSK from the exons ATGGGAAACGCCGGATCCGCGCCATCGAAAACTCGGAAGGAGCGGAGGAAGGAAACCAACGACGG CGTAGATGATCGTACCGGGAAGAGCAGGAAAGTCGTGAACGGTACGGAGGCGCGCATCAGAAAAGAGTTGCTGAAGTATCGAACCACTAATCCCTTCATCATCTTTTTCTTGCGATTACGCGGCAAGAAGCCGAAGGAGCACGTAACCGTGATCGCGCGAGCGGCGGGTAAATTGTGGACTCGGATGACTCCCGAGCAGAGGAAAAAGTACATCGATTTGGCGAACGCTGAGAGGAAACGGCGCGAGGAAAGAACTAGAAAGCGAAAGCATAG AAGAAGAGAGACTAAACGAAGAAGTTCGAAGTGA
- the LOC105663019 gene encoding uncharacterized protein LOC105663019 isoform X2, translating to MGNAGSAPSKTRKERRKETNDGVDDRTGKSRKVVNGTEARIRKELLKYRTTNPFIIFFLRLRGKKPKEHVTVIARAAGKLWTRMTPEQRKKYIDLANAERKRREERTRKRKHRRETKRRSSK from the exons ATGGGAAACGCCGGATCCGCGCCATCGAAAACTCGGAAGGAGCGGAGGAAGGAAACCAACGACGG CGTAGATGATCGTACCGGGAAGAGCAGGAAAGTCGTGAACGGTACGGAGGCGCGCATCAGAAAAGAGTTGCTGAAGTATCGAACCACTAATCCCTTCATCATCTTTTTCTTGCGATTACGCGGCAAGAAGCCGAAGGAGCACGTAACCGTGATCGCGCGAGCGGCGGGTAAATTGTGGACTCGGATGACTCCCGAGCAGAGGAAAAAGTACATCGATTTGGCGAACGCTGAGAGGAAACGGCGCGAGGAAAGAACTAGAAAGCGAAAGCATAG AAGAGAGACTAAACGAAGAAGTTCGAAGTGA
- the GXIVsPLA2 gene encoding phospholipase A2 group XII yields MDFSRYRKALIYVLTFLAYAWSGYGAGLLSNLKDAVLAAESVFEDLFENAITVARKIKDIHEVFDAAVEENCIFQCPGGITPKPDWNHKPQSNGCGSLGIEINQEYLPLAEMTKCCDSHDICYDTCNSDKEKCDLEFKRCLYKYCEGYQSSAIINTCKTAAKMLFTGTTALGCKSYMDAQKEACYCGDKWNKNKKPKRAAQAGGDL; encoded by the exons ATGGATTTTTCGCGGTATCGAAAAGCCTTGATCTACGTTCTGACTTTCTTAGCGTACGCCTGGTCGGGTTACGGAGCTGGCCTGTTATCGAATTTAAAGGACGCTGTATTAGCGGCGGAGTCGGTGTTCGAGGATTTGTTCGAAAATGCGATTACGGTGGCTAGAAAAATCAAGGACATACACGAGGTGTTCGACGCAGCCGTAGAAGAAAACTGCATCTTTCAATGTCCTGGAG GAATCACACCGAAACCGGATTGGAATCACAAACCGCAGAGTAACGGATGCGGTTCGCTGGGAATCGAA ATAAACCAAGAGTATTTACCGCTGGCCGAAATGACAAAATGCTGCGATTCGCACGACATCTGCTACGACACTTGCAATTCGGACAAGGAGAAGTGCGATTTGGAGTTCAAGAGATGCCTGTACAAATACTGCGAAGGTTATCAGTCGTCCGCCATCATCAACACTTGCAAAACCGCCGCGAAGATGCTGTTTACAGGCACCACGGCTTTGGGATGCAAAAGCTACATGGATGCACAGAAAGAAGCTTGCTACTGCGGCGATAAATGGAACAAGAACAAGAAACCAAAGAGAGCGGCCCAGGCGGGCGGAGACTTGTAA
- the LOC100880851 gene encoding uncharacterized protein LOC100880851 — protein sequence MPISKEQVQQLIASDTVVIFSKTTCPYCKMAKQVFENLQKKYTAIELDEREDGDDIQSILGDMTGARTVPRVFVKGECLGGGTDVKKLFDSGELQKKL from the exons ATGCCTATCTCCAAAGAGCAAGTGCAGCAACTCATTGCTTCAGACACCGTCGTGATATTTTCCAAAACGACATGCCCGTACTGTAAAATGGCCAAACAG GTGTTCGAGAACCTGCAAAAGAAGTACACCGCCATCGAattagacgagagagaagacGGCGACGATATTCAGAGCATATTGGGCGACATGACCGGCGCTAGAACAGTACCCAGAGTGTTCGTAAAAGGAGAGTGCTTGGGAGGTGGTACCGACGTGAAGAAATTGTTCGACAGTGGCGAGCTGCAGAAGAAGCTTTAA
- the UHRF1 gene encoding ubiquitin-like with PHD and ring finger domains 1, whose protein sequence is MYVKVRTMDGKQEAILTISKLTEVEDFKGEIEKELHVKKDLQRLFFRGKQLEDGYKLYDYNINLNDVIQLMVRIQVDNTESIATSSSSVSSNSDSEKEVTNNSIEDEKLDEAESLYYKPGDAIDCLDQTYGAWFEAIILKIFKKEDKLIYNVRWEFDDKAPPFNISESSIRPRARRLLQFDTLKMGEKVMINHNVDDPKVTGLWYDFTVLKTDKKRRVQELVGTLHIGRDQQLENRKVNPKGEIFAIEQPKLLKDRTEDDERHMTSNGKRRRVQANCDACLDNPHKKCRECGCRVCAGKEDEHNLLLCDECNFAYHLRCLNPPLTSIPEEDYWYCPECKNDENEIVKAGDKLKQTKKKTNENSNSKRDWGKGMACVGRTKECSIVPPNHRGPIPGVEVGMCWMYRVQVSEVGVHRPHIAGIHGRETDCAYSIVLSGGYEDDIDNGDEFMYTGSGGRDLSGNKRTAEQSCDQTLTRMNKALAVNCNAKLNATDGATAEDWRGGIPVRVVRNFKLAKHSKYAPKEGNRYDGIYKVVKYYPDTGKSGFRVWRYLLRRDDPAPAPWTKEGKARIAALGLKPMYPDGYLEAMAKNKTNKKRNVPTKEEKSSSSKIDEPPKKKQKREGYELESEIVKFIDEDQINAKLWDECRITLADGKAAFLQQVSERFTCPCCLEVVYNPVTTPCTHNICLTCLKRSFSSGVHYCPSCRFLLDKNYKMDVNEALSSALLLLYPGYEGGR, encoded by the exons ATGTATGTTAAAGTAAGAACAATGGATGGTAAACAGGAGGCGATATTAACTATTTCTAAATTAACGGAGGTGGAAGATTTTAAG gGTGAGATTGAAAAAGAATTACATGTAAAAAAAGATTTACAGAGATTATTTTTTCGAGGAAAACAACTAGAAGATGgttataaattatatgattACAATATTAATCTTAATGATGTAATTCAGTTAATGGTGAGAATACAGGTGGACAATACTGAAAGTATAGCTACATCCAGTAGTAGTGTTAGCAGTAATTCTGATTCTGAAAAAGAAGTTACAAATAATTCTATTGAAGATGAAAAATTGGATGAAGCTGAAAGTTTGTATTATAAGCCTGGAGATGCTATAGATTGTCTTGACCAAACTTATGGTGCTTGGTTTGAGGCtataatattaaagatatttaaaaagGAAGATAAACTTATTTATAATGTTCGTTGGGAATTTGATGACAAAGCTCCACCTTTTAACATATCTGAGTCATCTATAAGACCACGTGCAAGAAGGctgttacaatttgatacatTAAAAATGGGTGAAAAAGTAATGATTAATCACAATGTTGATGATCCCAAAGTAACTGGATTGTGGTATGACTTTACAGTATTAAAAACAGATAAGAAAAGAAGAGTACAAGAACTTGTTGGAACATTGCATATTGGGAG AGATCAACAGCTTGAAAATCGTAAAGTAAATCCCAAAGGTGAAATTTTTGCAATAGAACAGCCAAAACTTCTTAAAGATAGAACTGAGGATGATGAACGACACATGACTAGTAATGGTAAACGAAGACGTGTACAAGCTAATTGCGATGCATGTTTAGACAATCCTCATAAAAAATGCAGGGAATGTGGTTGTAGAGTCTGTGCTGGGAAAGAAGATGAACACAATCTTTTGTTATGTGATGAATGTAATTTTGCATACCATTTGCGATGTTTGAATCCTCCTTTAACATCTATACCAGAAGAAGATTATTGGTATTGTCCAGAAtgtaaaaatgatgaaaatgaGATAGTGAAG GCAGGTgataaattaaaacaaacaaagaagAAAACTAATGAAAATAGTAACAGTAAACGAGATTGGGGTAAAGGAATGGCATGTGTAGGAAGAACAAAAGAGTGCAGTATTGTTCCACCCAATCATCGAGGGCCTATTCCAGGAGTAGAAGTTGGAATGTGTTGGATGTATAGGGTTCAG GTATCTGAAGTTGGAGTACATAGACCACATATAGCTGGAATTCATGGAAGAGAAACAGATTGTGCATATTCTATTGTCTTATCTGGAGGTTATGAGGATGATATTGATAATGGCGACGAATTTATGTACACTGGTTCTGGAGGAAGAGATTTGTCAg GGAACAAAAGGACGGCTGAACAAAGCTGTGATCAAACATTGACTAGAATGAATAAGGCATTGGCTGTAAATTGCAATGCAAAACTTAATGCAACAGATGGTGCTACAGCTGAAGATTGGAGAGGTGGTATACCTGTAAGAGTTGTAAGAAACTTTAAGCTTGCTAAACATAGTAAATATGCTCCAAAAGAAGGCAACAG GTACGACGGTATATACAAGGTAGTGAAATATTATCCAGATACAGGTAAAAGTGGTTTTCGTGTATGGAGGTATTTATTAAGAAGAGATGACCCTGCTCCTGCACCTTGGACTAAAGAAGGTAAAGCACGAATAGCCGCTCTTGGTTTAAAACCAATGTATCCAGATGGATATTTAGAAGCAATGGCGAAaaataaaacgaataaaaaaagaaatgtgcCGACGAAGGAAGAAAAGTCTTCTAGTTCAAAAATCGACGAACCACCGAAGAAAAAACAAAAACGCGAAGGTTATGAATTAGAAAGTgagattgtaaaatttattgacGAAGatcaaataaatgcaaaattgtGGGATGAATGCCGCATAACTTTAGCTGATGGTAAAGCTGCATTTCTACAGCAAGTTTCAGAGAG ATTTACATGTCCCTGTTGTTTGGAAGTCGTTTATAATCCTGTTACAACTCCATGTACGCATAATATTTGTTTGACCTGTTTAAAACGTAGTTTTTCATCAGGCGTTCATTATTGTCCATCATGTCGTTTTCTGTTGGACAAAAATTACAAGATGGATGTTAATGAGGCGTTATCATCTGCTCTGTTATTACTTTATCCTGGATATGAGGGTGGAAGATAA
- the CUTA gene encoding cutA divalent cation tolerance homolog gives MLFTPCKPLFGVITLFCLARSVSANTYRNMNSLAGVHSVVYVTVPTQEVAKKLAHGLVKDKLAACVNIIPGLTSVYEWKNEINEDNELLLMIKTRTDTVNALTKYVKENHPYEVCEVISLPIQNGNEKYLQWISEVVPHINQP, from the exons ATGTTGTTTACGCCGTGCAAACCACTTTTTGGAGTTATTACACTCTTTTGTTTAGCCAGAAGTGTTAGCGCTAATACTTATAGAAACATGAATAGTCTAGCAGGAGTTCATTCCGTTGTATATGTCACGGTTCCAACGCAGGAAGTTGCTAAAAAATTGGCTCA tggTTTAGTGAAGGATAAACTGGCAGCATGTGTTAACATTATACCAGGTCTTACATCTGT ATATGAatggaaaaatgaaattaatgaagATAATGAACTACTACTG ATGATAAAAACCAGGACTGACACCGTTAATGCTCTCACAAAATATGTGAA GGAAAATCATCCATATGAAGTGTGCGAAGTAATTTCTTTACCA ATTCAAAATGGAAATGAAAAATATCTTCAATGGATAAGCGAAGTAGTTCCACATATTAATCAGCCATAA
- the LOC105663047 gene encoding protein Fer3 — MSYTEPLWEINGNQAPVITADMSQYVNGELGSYPMWDSSVLYQAPPPSHTHVNEHGLYRQPCALLHQSRYTPNGRSPNLPSSTTKKPRRRVATVSQRRAANIRERRRMFNLNEAFDKLRRKVPTFAYEKRLSRIETLRLAITYIAFMGELLGIEPSSPKPEYIPREYYLPN; from the exons ATGAGCTACACCGAACCGCTGTGGGAGATCAATGGAAATCAAGCACCA gtgattacagcggatatgtcgcAATATGTTAACGGTGAACTAGGAAGCTATCCTATGTGGGACAGTTCCGTTTTATATCAGGCACCACCTCCTTCTCATACTCATGTAAACGAACATGGACTGTACAGGCAACCTTGTGCATTACTACATCAAAG TCGGTACACACCTAATGGTAGATCTCCCAATCTTCCATCATCCACCACGAAGAAACCAAGACGTCGAGTAGCGACTGTCTCACAGAGAAGAGCCGCGAATATTCGTGAGAGGCGTAGAATGTTTAATCTTAATGAAGCTTTTGACAAACTGCGTAGAAAA GTTCCAACATTCGCGTATGAAAAACGACTCTCGAGGATCGAGACACTGCGTCTAGCAATTACTTACATCGCATTCATGGGAGAATTGCTTGGAATCGAGCCGAGTAGCCCAAAGCCGGAATACATCCCAAGGGAATATTATTTGCCCAATTAA